GTTCAATTATAAAATCCATATTGAAACATATAAATAAGGTTCAAATCatggataaaaatattacataaaaaagaaaTCCTAATACATTATCCAAATACATTGTCAATCATTCCTACGTGCATGTCTCCTGACATAAACAACTTTTTCATCAGTCGCTCCTTGTGCTAACATAATGGCTGCTTGTATGCCTTCCCAAACAGGGCTGCCCTCCACGACATCGTCATGATCAAGTAATGGTTGCAATGTCTCTGTAATTCTACGACAAATACCCTACAAGCATGAATGACATACTATTAGAAAAAGATAATACAAATTAATACGTTAACAAGGTTAGAAGCATACCAGAGCAGAATGTGACTCCTCAGGATGACTTGGCACTGCTTCATGATCACATGCATCTGAGGGTACCGGTACAGGACGGTCATCCTCATCCATATTAATCACATATGGATGTGATACAGATCTAAACCAAGCAATGTACTCTTGAACGCAAGCGTCGGGATGAGGTGCTATGGCATAGTCATGTATGACATAATCATTGAAATGTAACCATCGACGGTCCATTTCATTTGTATCCGGATGACCATGTCCAAGTACAGATGGGTTGCGATGGATGATCTGTGTATAGCCATAATGACGCAGAACACGTTTTGGCATGTGCAACTGTGTCCAATTTCCAAGCCTCGAATAACCACAGAATAAGGAAATCCACTCGAATGAACGTTCTTCCCTGTGCTCGTTCTATGGTCAAAACCGAATGGAAGTTGGTGTCAATGTATCCAACTGTTATCGAACAACAACAATTGAAGTACCTTTTCCAGCATCATATAGCCTACATCGAGGTTGATCTTCAGAATACAATGTTTGCATACGTCTCATCCCTATAGACGGGAAGTGCTCATAAATCCACCCCTGCAACAATGTCACATAACCAGCTAGTTGCTTAGTGTTTGCATAACTATAATCTCCTAGTTGCTCATACATGTGAGTTAGGACAGCTGCTGCCCAAGAATATCCCTCGGTAAGCCTCAAATCAACAAAAAATCCAAGATAAAACACACTGACTGATGTAGCATTCTTGTCCGCAAAAATAGTGCAAACGACAAGGTGAAGTAAGTATGCTCTGGCAGCCATAGTCCACTGCCTCCTTGAGCATGCGTCTTCATACACatctcttaaccaactcaggcgCACATGAACTCCCCGGCAGTGTCTTGTTTCTTCAAATGCAAGTGCACGGTCAACACCGAGGAATTCTACCAATAAATCATTTGCTGAATCTGAATCTAAGGTTTCCTGCGTGTAAAAATGACTGACAATGGGTAAATGCAACAAATTTGACACATCATCAAGAGTGATGGTCATCTCCCCAACCGGTAAATGAAAATTGTTTGTCTCTGCATGCCACCTCTCTACAAAAGCACACATCAGTCCTTGGTCTAAACTCTCATAAATAGCATGAAGCAGACCACTTAAGCCAGAATATTCTACAGCAGCCTGTATGCGCTCATGAGTTGCTCCTAACTTATTTATCTTCCTCCCATGTGAAATGACCTTCAGCTCACCACAATCCTACAATAATCAACATATATAATCAATAATCCAGAATAGATAACAAAtacaaaaagttatttttcattACTTACCAAACCATCCCACAACTGTTTGGCTACATGATGTTCATAATTAACAAGTAAGAACTTATCCAATGGCCCTCCTGGATAGCCTTCATCATCAACTTCAACTTCTTCTTGTTCAATATAATCTTCAAACTGTTCATTTGGAATTGAAGTACTAGGACCACCCCGTTTTCTTCTAACCGATGCAGTTGGTCGCACACGATCCAAATTAGAACTTCCTCCACCTCTAGTTCGCACCATCTTACATTTCATAAAAGTAACATTCAAtctaacatatataaaaaaattataacacatATAGTTTAAAAATATCCATAACCCATTATTGAagtacggataaaaatatccgcaaGCCACTATTGAAGTGCGGACAAAAATATCTGGAAGCTAATATTGAAGTGCGGATAAAATAATCCGAAAGCCATTAGTGAAGTGTGGATATAAATATCCGGAAGTCAATATTGATCTGCGGATAAAATTATCTGGAAGCCACTATTCTACAGCAGATAAAAAACTGCGATGAAGGGTACCTTGACTTCTTCGACGATGGTTTCCTCTACCTGTGATGATGAAGCTCACTCACGGCGAAGCAAACGAACAGAGCGAAGGTGGTTGACGGTGTTGAACGGTGGCTGACGGTGTCTCCCTGCAGCTGCTTCACgcacaaaggaagaagaagaacaatAGGATTGGGTGCTTACATTGGGTGCATATCacattttatgtattttttaatttcattaagggTAATTTGGTCTTTTCGTAGATATGATTGGGTACTAGTTAAAAAACATCGGGTGTAGGGAAAATATGCCTTTCGAGTGTTGGCCTGCCTGGAAGATGGTATATCCAGACCCAAACGATATACTATGGGCCCAAAAAAAAGGCTTGACAAACCATGCGCTAACCCATGGagactgcttcttcctgcacctccatttGTTCTTCTCTCactccataattttttttaattccagaaatgtttttgtaatattttagattacgtaatttggaatttttttccaaattcTTAATTaacttctgaattatgtaattcagaattttttttcagatgcatgattagtttctaaattacataatccagaagtcttttctaaTATGATATTAGCTTCCATATTATGTAATTCATAAACTTTTCGGATTAAATAATCTAGAAGTTACTCTCAAATCCAAACTTCCAgttatataatccagaataccatttttaaaaatatattctggattacataatcggTAAGCTATTTCGACATCCGATATTAACTTCCAGattagattatgtaattcaaaaaatatatgatttttttaaattgattttggaTTTTATAAATCTATTTGAGTGACAAAGcagaataaaaaagtattttaacgTTCTATATAAAGTGACACAATGCAAGAAAAAATAGTGCCGGTGATCATACTAGaagtttttaaaatgtattaagcTTGCAAATTATAATGATTTAACATTTTTATAGGCCGCTCTGCATTGTTTCTAGTAGCCAATTAACCTTGATGGTATTACTATTAATTAAGAAACAATGGATTAAGTGCACAGCATAGGCTAGAAATTGAGAAAAACTCCTTTCTAATTGAGTGTACATTCAAAAATGGGGATTGCTAACGGAGAGTGagagaaaacaataaaaagcaTGGAACGAAAGCTACCTAAAAGGGAATACAACTCTAAAGGAACGTGAAGAACTAgtagaataaaaattaatgGTGCATAACAGCAACTAGATTTTCCTCGGAGAATTGAAGCCGGAGGAAGAAGCTCTGGAAATTACAGAGATGATTGAATGAAAAGCATTAGCCGCTATCTTGGACTTAATCTGCCCTCTTTTTGGAAGTGGCTTTTGGCTTCTCAACCTGTTCCTGTTGGCAAATTCAGCAGCTGAAACACGACCCATTCTGTTGTTCATTGTAAACAAACTGGTCTTTTGAATGGAGGAAGCAAATAGTGTTTGTGTGAAGAGGTGGATAAGAGGAAATGGAAGGTTGCAAGGAGTTTATATAGAATAGAACCCCGAAAAACTCTATCGATAATATATTATAGTTAGGTAACAGAGCCGTGGGAGAGTGATGCAAATGAATATTGGGAAAGAGGGTGAAGAAGCACTGTCTCGTTGGTGTGAGTTAGGGAGCATGCCAGCTATTTTGTCTTACCCTATAAAGATTCCTTTCCTCTCAACGCATGACAAGTTCAGCGTCGAATCCATATCTTTGATTTTGagtgaaacaaaaacaaatgttCAAGGTGTATATATACTCGTTAATATAGtctctcatttttctcattttctttctccCTTAGAAGTTGAGATTAAAGACAATTTCAATACATTTTCCTTTCTTAATCtactaaaataacttttaaaaacaaaatcttaaataCATTTTCCTTTCTTAATCTACTAAAACAACTTTTAAAGACAAAATCTTAACGAAAAACTTAGACAATATGTTGAATGCAGACGCTAACAATACACTTGGGAACATATACTATATTATATAGTTTCAAAGATATAGGGTTATGTTCATTTCAGCCTTCACCACGAGTAGGAGTGATGAACACGTGCGGGTAAATCAGTGGGATCTTCAACCAATGCTATCTTCACTATTCGCTTGTTTCTTTCCTTGGACAGATAGGTTTTGTTGACATTTGGCGCACCAATTCAGGGAGCATGTCGCATTCTTTTGTGGCTGCATCAGTTTCAGTGTAACTACAAAATTAGCTGGCTgtgtatatttatattactaTAGAGCCTTCAGGTCAAGCAAATATTAATAAATGATGGTATGTTATTTGGGAGTGTATGAAACATTTTTCATGTCATTTATATATACACATGATGCGGTGTCACATGGTTATAAAACTTGTTTTGCTGATATAAAACACGGCCACCGTGCACAATGAtatacaaaaacaaaagaaggtTGGTACCCGTTTTATGTTAATTTGTCAATGTTTCTGTCTGATATGTGTTGAATTAGTGTATTTTGTGACGGTTGACTGGATGGTGTTTGCTTGACCGAAGTTGTATAGTATGTGGAAGATTCAGGGCTGCCTCCTGTTAGGGTGGACAGAAGGACATGGACAGATAGAAATTGTCTCTGCTTCTTTCCTTGCAGAACATCTGGACGTGACTTCTCAGAATGTAGTTACTCCTGAGGCAATCAATATCGAGgtataaattgttatatatACGACTCACTGCTATATATTTACGTcttatctgaaaaaaaaaatatacttaaacattcttctttaaataaacatataacttcactaataaataaataaatatatatatatatatataactttaaatgaagtataatttcattataattttttttagtcacATACCTCCTTCTTAGTCGCAGTGTTAAGATAAGTTTTTTATTCCATTTTGCCACCAACCAACCACTACAAACAATCCCATCACTTGAAAATTAATAAGACACTACTCTCTCCAACATACTTAGAAGGTTATTGatgaaattaaagaaaagtATGGAGGTGTAGCATAgagatatggaggtgcaaggAGAATTTGCCGAAATCTAGGGTTTGGGTTCCTGCTGATGTTGACTAAGCAAATTAGGgtagtttcttcttgcacccccacaatgttatgcaaagacaAAACAgtcatattatattttaaaaaccctaaaatgcacTTAAGACCTGAAATATTCTTTTCTTCCTTTGTCACTCAACGACACCGTTCCATTCCTCTCTCAACGAACTCTATTGCCTCTCCAAGGACTCCATTCCTCTCTCAACGACATCGTTCCATCTAGTGTATCTGTTGGTGGGAGAATGGTGGTTTCTTTTGATGAGTTACTAGATAAGAAggtaagtattttttttcttctgaatgtgcaatttcattttttcttcgAATTTTCGTTTCTGCAGTTCATACGTATTATTTCAGACAATGTAGTCTGATAATTTTACAGAATAAagaatttgtatttgtttttccACATTTTGGATTATGGAATCTGCAAAAAATCCCGGATTGAGGAATTAGTAAATCTTTTGGATTGGTGAGTCCGGTAAGAATTTCAAATTGACTCTTTTGGATTGGTGAGTCCGGTAAGAATTTCAAATTGACTCTTCTAGTAAAATTTCGAATTGACGCGTCCGGTAACCTAGATTGGTGCTTCTGGTAGTACATAATCTCTAAATAGCAGTGTTAGGGACTTCAATATTATGGAGTATCTTAAGTTTCCCTTGGAGTCAAAAGGGGTCTTACCTTTCCCCCTCATCTGAAAAACAAAATGATTcacttccggattgatgaatccataGCACACTCCTGGATCCCGATTTCCGATAACCACAAAAACACCATAACCACCAATGCtcaaaaaaaacttaattcttAACTCTAGAAGCCAAGCAACACTTCGACAACGCAACTCACTCCTCCACCTTGCTCCGTGCAGCTAAAATTACTATCCACCAGTATCTGAGATGAATGAAGAAGATGGACAGTGTCAAACAAACTGCACCACGGTGCCCTTTCTCAAATAAAAGGCCAAGGCtagttttgaaaattataaagttgtgggggtgcaggaagaaaaaagtaaggatgcaggaagaagaagccgtAAATTAGACTAGTCCAATGTATTGGGCCGAGGCAACAGGCTATGGGAATTAGACTTGGATCCAATCTGAAAAAATAAcacaattattatttatttatttattttgacttAGATGTGTCGTGTCACGCCGAAGAGAGATGGAATAAACTGTTCAATAACTATACTAGTTTCGTAAATGGGAGCAATGAGAGAAAATGATGAGAAGTTTGCGAATCAAAATAGTGGAGGTAAAATAGTAGTAGAAATAGTTCCAAGGTGGACAAAGATGAGATAACATATTCTTGGATTTCATGTCAAGTCAGATACAGCAAAAAAAATGAAGCATCTAAGCAAACTTGGACTGATTCTTTGGTTAAAGCTAGAGAAAGCTTATTGTTCTTTTCCTCAAATAAGTCACATAAGCAGAAGGTATTAGTGTCTGTGAGTTGCCATTGCTCGTCAATGGGAATGTTTACataagaaaaaattacaaatggATGCTGTGATCAATTTACCAACCAGAACTCCATGCCATTGGCTGGGAATAGACTCCAACGTCACAAAGAGACTCGCCATCAGGTTCCCCTCCAGCAGAACAAAATGCTGCTTCCACCCAGACAACATGGAGATAAAACGACACACCACCAAGAAGAATGTCCTAAACAATTCTTCGGGTAGAAACAGAATTTTAGCAATGGCATCAAAGAAAGATCCCAATTCTCAGCAAAATTCTCTCTCTCCAGCAGAGACTGTAGATCAGTACTTCGCAAGCATCAACGGCAAAGATCTGGCACAATTGGACGAGTGCATATCCGAAGATGCTTGCTTTGAAGACTATGCCTTCACCAAACCATTCCAGGGAAAGAAGGTTTGTTTCTGAACCATACAAAATCTTACCAAAACTAAGCCATGGTTGATTGCAAAGAGTAAATAGCTTTGCTAGATATCTAAAAATAACATTGCAGGAAGTAATGCGCTTCTTACAACAGCTTACTGAATGCATGGGCCGGAATGTGAAATTCAGGGTGAAACATATATACGAGGGAGATGATTTAACTGCAGCAGCAAACTGGCATATGGGTCATATTTCTTTCctacatttataaattttttcgtTAATATTTAGTGTTTTCTTGAGAAAGAAATGCTCAAGAGGTTGGTCATAATTGTGGTATGGCAGAATGGAAAGAGAAACAAATCCCATTCACAAGAGGTTGCACCTTCTTCAAGTTAAGAAAATTAGGAGTGAACCTGATCATTTGGTAAGTAGCAAAATATTCCAGTCTTTTGTTTGTGTAAATCATGTGCTCACAATAAAAGTAAATCCAGGAGAGCTGAGGTATTGATTGAATCACCTATCAAACCAGGAAGAATAGTTTTGGTAAGCCCCAAAACGTGAATTGGTTCTTCCTTAGTATTTTTATCCTTTATGCACAACCATCTCATATCTGATAATCGTATGatacttttgtttttttccCGGATATGTTTAATTGGCGTTTCCTCTTCAAAAATTCAGACCCTATTGAAAAACGTGACTTCGACATTTGACAAATTTCCAAATCTAGCTGAGTGTAAGTCATCGTTCCTATATTTTACAATTCCTTTAAACTAtccaaaaaaattcaattaacaTACACATGTGCATGTTCCTGCAGGGTTCTTGAGAAGCCCTCATGTAATACTAACATGGATATTGAAAGTTTACAATATATTTATAGCATCTTGGCTTCATCCTCTCCTAGATGGCTACATAAAGCTATGGAGCTTCTTTGTTCGATTACTAAGCTCTGCAATCACTCTagtgttttttatttctaagaCTTTCTTCAAGTAAGAATCACCTATATTACATCTAAGAACTGCTTGCACCAGATGGTTAGAGATTGTCACCTTCATCGGTACTCTCCATAAACAATAGAGCAACCAACGGTCCAATAACAGGTGGCAGTGGTGGAGGCTTGCTATAGGCGACTATTGGGTCAGCCATTTCTATCCTCGTTTTGCTAGCTTCATTCTCCTCTTGTGTCTTAGGTGTTGAAGTCGCCAATAATCCTGTTTCACgcataaaattatgtttaataaataagttttctTATCATATAAAGCTCCCGCAGTTTAACAAGTAACAAACTAACAAAAGCttccaaaaataaaaacaaaatagtcAACGTATTCAATACAATCTATACAATACAAAAGTAGAAGGCATCAACAATACCCCGTGATCCATTCATCGAGTACTTTCGCCAGAACCTGCATTTTGCAGGCAGCACGAGTGCAACAGAACCCCGCATTTTTTCTACAGCTGCCGTCCGTTACCTGAAAACATGCTTTAGATTTATGAATAATCCATCGTGAGAAAAAACACGCAACTGGCAGAGATAACGAAAAATTGATGCATATCAGTTATTAAATGAAATGGCGCATACAAGTTTTATACAAGGTTTCAAAAAAAGGTTTACGATCACAATTTTTTCTACAAAATTAAGGATCGCAGCCATGTACTAAGCAACAATAAGATTCTTCGCACTCTTTAATCTGAAGAAGTTTTATTAAAAGAATAGAGGAAGAGTGTAAAAAATGAAGCGGTTTAGAACATAGGAGATGAGGAGCATAAAATTGGGTAAAATTAAATGAGAAAATAGGAAGCTTGGTGGAGTGTGTTTGAAGCAATGATAAGAAAACTTACAGAAAATATTGAATCTGGATTtggaagaaggagaagagaTTGGACGAAGAATAGGCGGCAATCCAATGGAAAATAGATTGTTCCCGAAGTTTCTATCGCTCAATTTCATTTTATACACTCATAAGCGTTTTTTTGTTTTGGAGAAATTGGAAGAAGCTCAACAATTTGGACTGGACTGGACCACTAGCAGACTAACACAGCAGGCCCATGCTAATTGCTATTCACCTCACCTCCCAATTTCAACTTCCAacttacttgttttttttttttttggacggaagtttctccctgcaccatatattttttatatacacccaacataaaattttaaaccCACAttgttcttgtttgttttgaaaaaaaaactgtaGAGAAGTGCTTGGCGTATATTTTGAAcaggactgtttcttcctgcacctccataccttcttctctcacctccatatatttttgaatttccaAAAATGCTCCTTTATAAtattccggattatgtaatccggaagtcatttttcaaatttgtaattagtttccggattacataatctgaaattctttttcatatgcatgattaattttctgattacataatctggaagtcttatttagcttccggattatataatccggaagtcttttttcaaatgagttttcatattacataatccggaaactaCTCTATGGGAGTGACATAGGAaggataaaattgtattttcatgttgtgtatggaggtggcagaagaagatatggaggtgcaggaagaaacagtctttgAACAGAGTTGGTGGTGTAGTGGGTTGTTGTGGAGAGAAACTTTCATTTTTAGtaggactgtttcttcctgcacctccatatcttcttttgacacctccatacacaacataaaaatacatttttatcctttttagtCACCCCATAGACTagttttcagattatgtaatccggaacacatttgaaaaaaagactttcggattacataatcatAAGCTAAATAacacttctggattatgtaatccggaaagtaatcatacatctgaaaaaaaacttctggattatataatccaaaagctaattataaatttaaaaaataacttccgaattacataatctgaaatattatagaagaatatttttggaaatttgaaaatttatggaggtaagaaaagaaggtatggaggtgcaggaagaaagagTCTTTTAGTAGTAGTGCAGATTGTTCTAATGTAAAAAAACCGGTcaccatacttttttttttggctGAGATATCATCGGATTCCAATATCCGAAGCTAGCATATATGATtctgatattttatttatttgtatttttattgtcaccaaaaaatataataaaatttcattaaaatatttatttgattaaatcattttttttctaattcatttattaaataaaatatcttttttatgATTGTATAATGACACTATGTCAGGCTCAATACTAAATCAATTGTTGTTGGAATGAGATTCTCCTTTAGATAAGAGTTGGGGGTatttataaagttaaaattaCTTAAGTGAAGTATTTTGAGATAATTGTAaacaagaatttaaaataaatatgataaatgGGTAAGTTTATCTTTAATTCTGGTAAATCGGTATCTAACATTAAGTAAATATGTCATATATTTTGGGTAGATATACTGAATATCATAATTCTTGTTACTGAATTTGAAATAGGTATGAAGGGaatgtatatatattactattaGGCAACTTGAAGAGCTtcttaattaagaaaaattgtTACTGAATGATAACATAAGATGAAAAATAtcataaacaaaaaaaagtttaaagtagaaaataaaactTATGTGCTTCGTTAAGAGCAGTATTACTAAAAATGGTTtggattaaaattaattattttagaatgAATTGATTGTTtccaaaatattattaaaagttattatagattttaaaaagttttaaattttattatatttttttctttga
The sequence above is a segment of the Phaseolus vulgaris cultivar G19833 chromosome 2, P. vulgaris v2.0, whole genome shotgun sequence genome. Coding sequences within it:
- the LOC137811445 gene encoding uncharacterized protein isoform X2, whose product is MDAVINLPTRTPCHWLGIDSNVTKRLAIRFPSSRTKCCFHPDNMEIKRHTTKKNVLNNSSGRNRILAMASKKDPNSQQNSLSPAETVDQYFASINGKDLAQLDECISEDACFEDYAFTKPFQGKKLTECMGRNVKFRVKHIYEGDDLTAAANWHMEWKEKQIPFTRGCTFFKLRKLGVNLIIWRAEVLIESPIKPGRIVLTLLKNVTSTFDKFPNLAEWFLRSPHVILTWILKVYNIFIASWLHPLLDGYIKLWSFFVRLLSSAITLVFFISKTFFK
- the LOC137809365 gene encoding protein MAIN-LIKE 1-like; protein product: MVRTRGGGSSNLDRVRPTASVRRKRGGPSTSIPNEQFEDYIEQEEVEVDDEGYPGGPLDKFLLVNYEHHVAKQLWDGLDCGELKVISHGRKINKLGATHERIQAAVEYSGLSGLLHAIYESLDQGLMCAFVERWHAETNNFHLPVGEMTITLDDVSNLLHLPIVSHFYTQETLDSDSANDLLVEFLGVDRALAFEETRHCRGVHVRLSWLRDVYEDACSRRQWTMAARAYLLHLVVCTIFADKNATSVSVFYLGFFVDLRLTEGYSWAAAVLTHMYEQLGDYSYANTKQLAGYVTLLQGWIYEHFPSIGMRRMQTLYSEDQPRCRLYDAGKGTSINEHREERSFEWISLFCGYSRLGNWTQLHMPKRVLRHYGYTQIIHRNPSVLGHGHPDTNEMDRRWLHFNDYVIHDYAIAPHPDACVQEYIAWFRSVSHPYVINMDEDDRPVPVPSDACDHEAVPSHPEESHSALGICRRITETLQPLLDHDDVVEGSPVWEGIQAAIMLAQGATDEKVVYVRRHARRND
- the LOC137811445 gene encoding uncharacterized protein isoform X1 yields the protein MDAVINLPTRTPCHWLGIDSNVTKRLAIRFPSSRTKCCFHPDNMEIKRHTTKKNVLNNSSGRNRILAMASKKDPNSQQNSLSPAETVDQYFASINGKDLAQLDECISEDACFEDYAFTKPFQGKKEVMRFLQQLTECMGRNVKFRVKHIYEGDDLTAAANWHMEWKEKQIPFTRGCTFFKLRKLGVNLIIWRAEVLIESPIKPGRIVLTLLKNVTSTFDKFPNLAEWFLRSPHVILTWILKVYNIFIASWLHPLLDGYIKLWSFFVRLLSSAITLVFFISKTFFK